In a genomic window of Brassica rapa cultivar Chiifu-401-42 chromosome A10, CAAS_Brap_v3.01, whole genome shotgun sequence:
- the LOC103846171 gene encoding LOW QUALITY PROTEIN: uncharacterized protein LOC103846171 (The sequence of the model RefSeq protein was modified relative to this genomic sequence to represent the inferred CDS: inserted 2 bases in 1 codon), translating into MKFCCRGSHIANQQSLATSVISNRSTEIQRTTSVNGTLAFSAVVANAAHGPVSTNDVLKRLSSSTDSSYDGRDLANHSATVNSFDDTDEAVEEDLFAVVSQMEITTNLRDEHPDIEMAIGSKCDQGSIRQPVHEVSKSPHLEQCRVDSANTDEKATPSETEVSYTMLEWGWRSDLQSQRQVSSKWDVEDISNLEELVXDQRSSTLKLGNLLKQHNSQSRFSVARYEEPSNQGFERENRSIYGQVSRDQPIPESVVVSRDIYRDNLGSVNGFASNYSGGLESFAASPLYSSYKAPVSRPQVSAPPGFSAPSRLPPPGFSSHERVGLSSDAAVSNSLFLLLLGSQSARDSAVPNILVA; encoded by the exons atgaaattctGTTGCAGGGGGTCACATATTGCAAACCAGCAGTCTTTAGCAACCTCGGTTATCTCAAATAGATCTACTGAAATACAAAGAACAACATCCGTAAATGGTACATTGGCCTTTTCTGCTGTTGTTGCAAACGCAGCTCATGGTCCTGTATCCACTAATGACGTTCTTAAAAGGCTATCCAGTTCAACAGACTCTTCTTATGATGGCAGAGACCTTGCCAACCATTCAGCTACTGTAAACTCATTTGACGATACAGATGAGGCTGTAGAAGAAGACTTGTTTGCTGTTGTTTCACAAATGGAGATAACTACGAATTTAAGAGATGAACACCCTGATATTGAAATGGCGATTGGTAGTAAGTGTGATCAAGGTTCTATTAGACAGCCTGTTCATGAAGTATCAAAGTCGCCACATTTAGAGCAATGTAGGGTGGATAGCGCAAACACTGATGAAAAAGCTACTCCATCAGAGACTGAGGTTTCGTACACAATgctagagtggggttggagatcaGATTTGCAATCCCAGAGGCAAGTTAGTTCAAAATGGGATGTAGAGGATATATCAAACTTGGAGGAACTTGT TGATCAGCGATCTAGTACTcttaaacttggaaacctcctGAAGCAGCATAACAGCCAGTCCAGATTTTCTGTTGCCCGGTATGAGGAACCTAGTAATCAAGGATTTGAAAGGGAGAACCGTAGCATTTATGGGCAGGTTTCAAGAGATCAGCCTATTCCGGAGTCTGTTGTGGTGAGCCGAGATATCTATCGTGATAATCTCGGGAGTGTAAATGGATTTGCTTCAAACTACTCTGGTGGATTGGAAAGCTTTGCTGCTAGTCCTTTATACTCTTCGTACAAGGCTCCAG TTTCACGTCCCCAAGTTTCTGCACCTCCAGGATTTTCTGCTCCCAGCAGGTTGCCTCCTCCTGGCTTCTCTTCTCATGAAAGAGTGGGGCTATCTTCAGATGCTGCAGTAAGTAattctttgtttttattattattgggTAGTCAGAGTGCGCGTGACAGTGCCGTCCCTAACATTTTAGTGGCCTAA
- the LOC103845429 gene encoding pumilio homolog 18, protein MVMTHNNPFSMPTLFEALQRLRLSEEETSGSIPPPPPPAFTPRATVDNARLIKLFNLMTSKECVSQFKEIFSKAADPEALLKIVSLLTSDSDYFMEVVRNKYGSKRVQKLLGISDDVDALFYAAILHRFYDIMTDKYASYVAIRAMLVFDTMEKFRMYDHVLYYALEIARDHYGCIALNEVITDVGEPLYRKLLLDLVALNALFLSNDPSGNFVVQHVLTLYDSRCTSNVAVSLLGHCVDLSFQKYGSYIVEKLLEAEESMAVVVVELLECEGGRLSRLARNEFGSFVVVKALKVTHAMNRFDLLGDLVQKLMPLRHLLVTFHGSNIAKILEFYG, encoded by the coding sequence ATGGTGATGACCCATAATAATCCCTTCTCGATGCCGACCTTGTTCGAAGCTTTGCAACGTCTCCGTCTCTCAGAAGAAGAAACCTCTGGCTCcattcctcctcctcctcctcctgcttTCACCCCACGCGCCACCGTAGATAACGCGCGTTTAATCAAACTATTCAACCTAATGACTAGCAAGGAATGTGTGTCCCAGTTTAAAGAGATTTTCTCAAAGGCAGCTGACCCAGAAGCTCTTCTGAAGATAGTCTCGTTGCTGACTTCAGACTCCGATTACTTCATGGAGGTTGTCCGAAACAAGTACGGTTCGAAACGCGTGCAGAAGCTCCTCGGAATATCAGATGACGTGGATGCGCTCTTCTACGCCGCTATCTTGCACCGGTTTTACGACATCATGACCGATAAGTATGCATCCTACGTGGCCATTCGAGCCATGCTGGTTTTCGACACGATGGAGAAATTTAGAATGTACGATCACGTTCTCTACTACGCGCTCGAGATAGCGCGTGATCATTACGGCTGCATCGCGCTAAACGAGGTTATAACAGATGTGGGTGAACCTTTGTACAGAAAGCTTCTACTAGACTTAGTTGCGCTCAACGCTCTCTTCCTAAGCAACGATCCTTCAGGGAACTTCGTGGTTCAACACGTGCTTACGCTGTATGACTCGCGTTGCACGAGTAACGTAGCGGTTAGTCTTCTTGGTCATTGCGTTGATCTGTCGTTTCAGAAGTATGGAAGTTACATTGTAGAGAAGCTCCTGGAGGCGGAGGAGTCGATGGCTGTGGTGGTTGTGGAGCTTTTGGAGTGCGAAGGAGGCAGGTTGTCGAGGCTGGCGAGGAATGAGTTTGGAAGTTTCGTGGTGGTCAAGGCACTGAAAGTCACGCATGCGATGAATAGGTTCGATCTGCTTGGAGATTTGGTGCAGAAGCTGATGCCTCTTCGCCACCTTTTGGTTACGTTCCACGGAAGCAACATTGCAAAGATCTTGGAGTTTTATGGTTGA